One Oncorhynchus nerka isolate Pitt River linkage group LG5, Oner_Uvic_2.0, whole genome shotgun sequence genomic window carries:
- the LOC135571680 gene encoding keratin-associated protein 16-1-like yields MNVTLCYKSLCYKSLCYKVLCYKSLCYKSLCYKVLCYKILCYKVLCYKSLCYKVLCYKVLCYKSLCYKVLCYKVLCYKVLCYKSLCYKSLCYKVLCYKVLCYKVLCYKVLCYKSLCYKSLCYKVLCYKVLCYKVLCYKVPCYKSLCYKSLCYKSLCYKVLCYKVLCYKVLCYKVPCYKSLCYKSLCYKVLCYKSLCYKSLCYKVLCYKILCYKVLCYKSLCYKVLCYKVLCYKSLCYKVLCYKVLCYKVLCYKSLCYKSLCYKVLFLCYKGLCYKALCYKVLCYKVLCYKVLCYKSLCYKSLCYKVLCYKVLCYKVLCYKVPCYKSLCYKSLCYKVLCYKSLCYKSLCYKVLCYKILCYKVLCYKSLCYKVLCYKVLCYKSLCYKVLCYKVLCYKVLCYKSLCYKSLCYKVLCYKVLCYKVLCYKVLCYKSLCYKSLCYKVLCYKGLCYKALCYKVLCYKVLCYKVLCYKALTSVTLESAKKEKKPKTQQMERLTMDT; encoded by the exons ATGAATGTCA CCCTGTGTTACAAATCCCTGTGTTACAAATCCCTGTGTTACAAAGTCCTGTGTTACAAATCCCTGTGTTACAAATCTCTGTGTTACAAAGTCCTGTGTTACAAAATCCTGTGTTACAAAGTCCTGTGTTACAAATCCCTGTGTTACAAAGTCCTGTGTTACAAAGTCCTGTGTTACAAATCCCTGTGTTACAAAGTCCTGTGTTACAAAGTCCTGTGTTACAAAGTCCTGTGTTACAAATCCCTGTGTTACAAATCCCTGTGTTACAAAGTCCTGTGTTACAAAGTCCTGTGTTACAAAGTCCTGTGTTACAAAGTCCTGTGTTACAAATCCCTGTGTTACAAATCCCTATGTTACAAAGTCCTGTGTTACAAAGTCCTGTGTTACAAAGTCCTGTGTTACAAAGTCCCGTGTTACAAATCCCTGTGTTACAAATCCCTGTGTTACAAATCCCTATGTTACAAAGTCCTGTGTTACAAAGTCCTGTGTTACAAAGTCCTGTGTTACAAAGTCCCGTGTTACAAATCCCTGTGTTACAAATCCCTGTGTTACAAAGTCCTGTGTTACAAATCCCTGTGTTACAAATCTCTGTGTTACAAAGTCCTGTGTTACAAAATCCTGTGTTACAAAGTCCTGTGTTACAAATCCCTGTGTTACAAAGTCCTGTGTTACAAAGTCCTGTGTTACAAATCCCTGTGTTACAAAGTCCTGTGTTACAAAGTCCTGTGTTACAAAGTCCTGTGTTACAAATCCCTGTGTTACAAATCCCTGTGTTACAAAGTCCTGT TCCTGTGTTACAAAGGCCTGTGTTACAAAGCCCTGTGTTACAAAGTCCTGTGTTACAAAGTCCTGTGTTACAAAGTCCTGTGTTACAAATCCCTGTGTTACAAATCCCTATGTTACAAAGTCCTGTGTTACAAAGTCCTGTGTTACAAAGTCCTGTGTTACAAAGTCCCGTGTTACAAATCCCTGTGTTACAAATCCCTGTGTTACAAAGTCCTGTGTTACAAATCCCTGTGTTACAAATCTCTGTGTTACAAAGTCCTGTGTTACAAAATCCTGTGTTACAAAGTCCTGTGTTACAAATCCCTGTGTTACAAAGTCCTGTGTTACAAAGTCCTGTGTTACAAATCCCTGTGTTACAAAGTCCTGTGTTACAAAGTCCTGTGTTACAAAGTCCTGTGTTACAAATCCCTGTGTTACAAATCCCTGTGTTACAAAGTCCTGTGTTACAAAGTCCTGTGTTACAAAGTCCTGTGTTACAAAGTCCTGTGTTACAAATCCCTGTGTTACAAATCCCTGTGTTACAAAGTCCTGTGTTACAAAGGCCTGTGTTACAAAGCCCTGTGTTACAAAGTCCTGTGTTACAAAGTCCTGTGTTACAAAGTCCTGtgttacaaagccctgacctcag